In Herbaspirillum sp. WKF16, one genomic interval encodes:
- the parC gene encoding DNA topoisomerase IV subunit A, which translates to MTEQANLFDQTPPPPDGDSLTLSTFAERAYLDYAISVVKGRALPDVADGQKPVQRRILYAMNELGLNATAKPRKSAAVVGDVLGKLHPHGDQSVYDALVRMAQDFSLRYPLIDGQGNFGSRDGDGAAAMRYTEARLTPISKLLLDEIDMGTVEFQPNYDGASEEPRLLPARLPFVLLNGASGIAVGMATEIPSHNLVEVARAAVAMIRNPKITHAELMELVPGPDFPGGGQIITPTSTIAEMYQSGRGSMKVRARWKIEDLARGQWQAVITELPPGVSSQKVLEEIEELTNPKVKLGKKSLTPEQQTQKAAILGLLDAVRDESGREAPVRLVFEPKSKNQDQTEFMNTLLAQTSLETSASLNLVMIGGDGRPRQKSLGDILGEWISFRFETVTRRTQFRMQKVNDRIHILEGREAVLLNIDKVIRIIRESDEPKPALIAAFKLSDRQAEDILEIRLRQLARLEAIKIQQELAELRGEKASLQDLLDNPASMKKLVIKEIEGDAKLYGDERRTIIEEAVRATFEQKVIDEPVTVIISQKGWVRARTGHGHDAAQFTFKAGDGLYGAFECRTVDNLLAFGSNGRVYTIAVNALPNARGDGVPVTTLVELAGGSNILHYFTGPADTTLLLASDAGVGFVAKASDMFGRVKGGKSFFTLDEGAVPLAPRPVAPDAGAVACLSGNGRLLVFGLDEMKTLSSGGRGVNLMELEKNEKLLGAQAISQKGVVIHGIGRGGKEQEVSLSAAALATHIGKRARKGKALESKIKPAGLAALT; encoded by the coding sequence ATGACCGAACAAGCCAACCTGTTTGACCAGACCCCGCCCCCGCCGGACGGCGACTCGCTGACGCTGTCGACCTTCGCCGAGCGCGCCTATCTCGACTACGCGATCTCGGTGGTCAAGGGCCGCGCCCTGCCGGACGTCGCCGACGGCCAGAAGCCGGTGCAGCGCCGCATCCTGTACGCGATGAACGAGCTGGGCCTGAACGCCACCGCCAAGCCGCGCAAATCGGCCGCGGTGGTCGGCGACGTGCTGGGCAAGCTGCACCCGCACGGCGACCAGTCGGTGTACGACGCGCTGGTGCGCATGGCGCAGGATTTCTCGCTGCGCTATCCGCTGATCGACGGCCAGGGCAATTTCGGCTCGCGCGACGGCGACGGCGCGGCGGCGATGCGCTATACCGAGGCGCGCCTGACGCCCATCAGCAAGCTGCTGCTCGATGAAATCGACATGGGCACGGTGGAATTCCAGCCCAACTACGACGGCGCCTCGGAAGAGCCGCGCCTGCTGCCGGCGCGCCTGCCCTTCGTGCTGTTGAACGGCGCCTCCGGCATCGCGGTGGGCATGGCCACCGAAATCCCTTCGCACAACCTGGTGGAAGTGGCCAGGGCGGCGGTGGCCATGATCCGCAATCCCAAGATCACCCATGCCGAACTGATGGAACTGGTGCCCGGCCCCGACTTCCCCGGCGGCGGCCAGATCATTACCCCGACCTCCACCATCGCCGAGATGTACCAGAGCGGCCGCGGCAGCATGAAGGTGCGCGCGCGCTGGAAGATCGAGGACCTGGCGCGCGGCCAGTGGCAGGCGGTGATCACCGAGCTGCCGCCGGGCGTGTCGTCGCAGAAGGTGCTGGAAGAGATCGAGGAGCTGACCAACCCCAAGGTCAAGCTCGGCAAGAAGTCGCTCACGCCCGAACAGCAGACGCAGAAGGCCGCCATCCTCGGCCTGCTCGACGCGGTGCGCGACGAATCCGGCCGCGAGGCGCCGGTGCGCCTGGTGTTCGAGCCCAAGTCCAAGAACCAGGACCAGACCGAGTTCATGAACACCCTGCTGGCCCAGACCTCCCTGGAAACCAGCGCCTCGCTCAACCTGGTGATGATCGGCGGCGATGGCCGCCCGCGCCAGAAGAGCCTGGGCGACATCCTCGGCGAGTGGATCAGCTTCCGCTTCGAGACCGTCACCCGCCGCACGCAATTCCGCATGCAGAAGGTGAACGACCGCATCCACATCCTGGAAGGCCGGGAAGCGGTGCTGTTGAACATCGACAAGGTCATCAGGATCATCCGCGAGTCGGACGAGCCCAAGCCGGCGCTGATCGCGGCCTTCAAGCTGTCGGACCGCCAGGCCGAGGACATCCTGGAAATCCGGCTGCGCCAGCTGGCGCGCCTGGAAGCAATCAAGATCCAGCAAGAGCTGGCCGAGCTGCGCGGCGAGAAGGCCTCGCTGCAGGACCTGCTCGACAACCCGGCCTCGATGAAGAAACTGGTGATCAAGGAAATCGAAGGCGACGCCAAGCTGTACGGCGACGAACGCCGCACCATCATCGAAGAGGCCGTGCGCGCCACCTTCGAGCAGAAGGTGATCGACGAACCGGTCACCGTAATCATTTCGCAAAAGGGCTGGGTGCGCGCGCGCACCGGCCACGGCCACGACGCCGCCCAGTTCACATTCAAGGCCGGCGACGGCCTGTACGGCGCCTTCGAGTGCCGCACGGTGGACAACCTGCTGGCCTTCGGCTCCAACGGCCGGGTCTACACCATCGCGGTCAACGCCCTGCCCAACGCGCGCGGCGACGGCGTGCCCGTGACCACGCTGGTCGAACTGGCCGGCGGCAGCAACATCCTGCACTACTTCACCGGCCCGGCCGACACCACCCTGCTGCTGGCTTCCGACGCCGGCGTGGGCTTCGTCGCCAAGGCGTCCGACATGTTCGGCCGGGTCAAGGGAGGCAAGAGCTTCTTCACGCTGGACGAAGGCGCAGTGCCGCTGGCGCCGCGCCCGGTCGCTCCCGATGCCGGCGCCGTGGCCTGCCTCTCGGGCAACGGCCGCCTGCTGGTGTTCGGCCTGGACGAGATGAAGACCCTGTCCTCGGGCGGCCGCGGCGTGAACCTGATGGAGCTGGAAAAGAACGAGAAGCTGCTGGGCGCGCAGGCCATCAGCCAGAAGGGTGTCGTGATCCACGGCATCGGCCGCGGCGGCAAGGAGCAGGAAGTCTCGCTCTCGGCGGCGGCGCTGGCAACACACATCGGCAAGCGCGCGCGCAAGGGGAAGGCGCTGGAGTCGAAGATCAAGCCGGCCGGATTGGCTGCGTTGACCTGA
- a CDS encoding lytic transglycosylase domain-containing protein encodes MPAPAPRCLPRTLIVALAGAGCVLCAPFALAQRSVNYTDADGVVHTHIESEAAGTNDGRSIVYRYTDAQGMVHFYAERVDDRERLLANSAAALNHTRGKDGFAERDPPFVKTMLAHPDARKYDALLGKTADEFGLDAALLKAVMTAESGFNARAVSTKGAVGLMQVLPATAERYGLQGDRRKTLHQKLTDPKINIRLAARYLRDLMTMFPQHAELAIASYNAGEGAVQKYGNKIPPYPETQGYVRLVSRFYQLYRPAAPGGAIDVTARRGAALDAGGPRLKVTLPPHAPGQALAEAPAPQAVAGAAREPLNDQHEQHD; translated from the coding sequence ATGCCAGCCCCGGCGCCGCGCTGCCTGCCGCGTACGCTCATTGTCGCCCTGGCGGGCGCCGGCTGCGTGCTGTGCGCGCCGTTCGCGCTGGCCCAGCGCAGCGTCAACTACACCGACGCCGACGGCGTGGTGCACACGCACATCGAGTCCGAGGCGGCCGGCACCAACGACGGCCGCAGCATCGTCTATCGCTACACCGACGCCCAGGGCATGGTGCACTTCTATGCCGAGCGGGTCGACGATCGCGAGCGCCTGCTGGCCAACAGCGCCGCCGCGCTCAACCACACCCGCGGCAAGGACGGCTTCGCCGAGCGCGACCCGCCGTTCGTGAAGACCATGCTGGCCCATCCGGACGCGCGCAAGTACGACGCGCTGCTGGGCAAGACGGCCGACGAGTTCGGTCTGGATGCCGCGCTGCTCAAGGCGGTGATGACGGCCGAATCGGGCTTCAATGCGCGCGCGGTGTCGACCAAGGGCGCGGTCGGCCTGATGCAGGTGCTGCCGGCCACGGCCGAGCGCTACGGCCTGCAGGGCGACCGCCGCAAGACCCTGCACCAGAAGCTGACCGACCCGAAGATCAACATCCGCCTGGCGGCGCGCTACCTGCGCGACCTGATGACGATGTTCCCGCAGCACGCCGAACTGGCCATCGCCTCCTACAATGCGGGCGAAGGCGCGGTGCAGAAGTACGGCAACAAGATTCCGCCCTATCCGGAAACCCAGGGCTACGTGCGATTGGTGTCGCGCTTCTACCAGCTGTACCGTCCGGCTGCGCCTGGCGGCGCGATCGACGTCACCGCCAGGCGCGGCGCTGCGCTCGACGCCGGCGGACCGCGCCTGAAGGTCACGCTGCCGCCACACGCGCCCGGCCAGGCGCTGGCAGAGGCGCCCGCGCCGCAAGCCGTCGCCGGCGCCGCCAGGGAGCCATTGAACGATCAACACGAGCAACACGATTAA